The following proteins are encoded in a genomic region of Coffea eugenioides isolate CCC68of chromosome 6, Ceug_1.0, whole genome shotgun sequence:
- the LOC113774623 gene encoding protein MODIFIER OF SNC1 11 encodes MATATAASKVENPKKPLAHPQPQPQPQPNPSDPNSSPRSEDVPPLTTTHAPSNASSGGGGGETKAAATGSENAAAGGAATDIQKKIRRAERFGMAVQLSEEEKRNSRAERFGTGTGSHGSEASKKSEENKRKARAERFGLAQSTSADEEAKKKARLARFAPASKPDSVEEDKKKARAIRFSQNQSTSLGPANGEGNIETEAAVLSKAGGGP; translated from the exons ATGGCAACAGCAACGGCCGCATCCAAGGTCGAAAACCCTAAAAAGCCTCTAGCTCATCCTCAGCCTCAGCCTCAGCCCCAGCCTAACCCTTCCGACCCTAATTCATCGCCTCGCTCCGAAGATGTTCCTCCACTCACCACCACTCACGCACCATCGAATGCTTCATCTGGCGGCGGCGGAGGCGAAACCAAGGCTGCAGCGACGGGAAGCGAGAACGCTGCTGCCGGTGGTGCCGCGACTGACATTCAGAAGAAGATTCGTAGAGCCGAGAGGTTCGGAATGGCCGTGCAGTTATCCGAAGAAGAAAAACGAAATTCTCGAGCCGAAAG GTTTGGCACAGGGACTGGTTCTCATGGATCAGAAGCATCGAAGAAATCAGAGGAGAACAAGAGGAAGGCCAGAGCTGAAAG GTTTGGGCTTGCTCAATCTACTTCTGCTGACGAGGAGGCGAAGAAGAAAGCTAGGCTTGCAAGGTTTGCTCCGGCTTCTAAACCTGATTCAGTGGAGGAAGATAAAAAGAAGGCCAGAGCAATCAG ATTTTCGCAAAATCAGTCTACCTCCTTAGGACCAGCTAATGGGGAGGGAAACATAGAGACA GAGGCAGCTGTTTTGAGCAAGGCTGGTGGAGGTCCATGA
- the LOC113775080 gene encoding thylakoid membrane protein TERC, chloroplastic-like isoform X1 has translation MKMASIVVLAPVMLELGFLRAPPVPIPPITRPRWVPSLQFTASSSRSHLLFSAGGYNNGRWFYPAIACTRKTQQEESSSISEGETGSAPSRNDINDVKKSHNISSDGNSQREAQKPENYVSSVRTVALCVFSAVAFGVALGFKDGVDKASEFFAGYLLEQSLSVDNLFVFVLIFKYFKVPLMYQNRVLSYGIAGAIFFRLSLILLGTATLQRFEVVNLLLAAILLYSAFKLFAEEEEDSDLSDNFIVKTCQKFIPVTSNYDGNRFLTIQDGAWKATPLLLTVAVIELSDIAFAVDSIPAVFGVTRDPFIVFTSNLFAILGLRSLYSLISESMAELDYLQPAIGVVLSFIGFKMILDFFGYHVSTEVSLGFVATSLSAGVLLSLLKKTE, from the exons ATGAAAATGGCATCCATTGTTGTCTTAGCTCCAGTAATGCTGGAATTGGGATTTCTCAGAGCACCGCCAGTCCCTATTCCCCCAATTACTCGCCCAAGATGGGTTCCGTCGTTACAGTTTACCGCTTCTTCCTCACGATCTCATCTCTTATTTTCAGCAG GCGGGTACAATAATGGAAGGTGGTTCTATCCAGCAATTGCCTGCACCAGAAAAACCCAACAGGAGGAAAGTTCGTCTATTTCTG AGGGGGAGACTGGAAGTGCACCATCTAGAAATGACATAAATGATGTAAAGAAATCTCACAATATTTCTTCTGATGGTAATTCACAACGAGAGGCACAAAAACCTGAAAATTATGTCTCTTCTGTCAGAACTGTTGCTTTATGT gtgttCTCAGCAGTGGCATTTGGTGTTGCTTTAGGATTCAAAGATGGAGTTGACAAGGCATCTGAGTTTTTTGCTGG GTACTTACTGGAGCAAAGTTTGTCAGTTGACAATCTGTTTGTCTTTGTTTTGATCTTCAAGTACTTCAAAGTTCCGCTCATGTATCAG AATCGGGTGCTGTCCTACGGTATTGCTGGTGCTATATTCTTCAGATTGTCGCTGATACTTCTTGGAACAGCCACACTTCAG AGGTTCGAGGTGGTAAACCTACTGTTGGCTGCAATACTATTGTACTCCGCGTTCAAG CTGTTTGCAGAGGAAGAGGAAGATAGTGATCTATCTGATAATTTCATAGTGAAGACATGCCAGAAATTCATCCCTGTAACTT CAAATTATGATGGGAACCGATTTCTGACAATTCAGGATGGCGCGTGGAAA GCTACTCCTTTGCTTCTGACCGTAGCTGTTATTGAACTCAGTGATATTGCATTCGCA GTCGATTCAATACCAGCAGTTTTTGGAGTAACAAGAGACCCTTTTATAGTATTCACATCCAACCTTTTTGCCATTCTAG GTTTAAGATCATTATATTCACTCATTTCAGAAAGTATGGCGGAATTGGACTATTTACAG CCTGCCATTGGTGTTGTTTTGAGCTTTATTGGATTCAAGATGATCCTTGACTTCTTTG GTTACCATGTATCAACCGAGGTTTCGCTGGGCTTTGTTGCTACATCGCTCAGTGCCGGAGTGTTGTTGAGTCTGCTGAAGAAGACTGAGTAG
- the LOC113775080 gene encoding thylakoid membrane protein TERC, chloroplastic-like isoform X2 — translation MKMASIVVLAPVMLELGFLRAPPVPIPPITRPRWVPSLQFTASSSRSHLLFSAGGYNNGRWFYPAIACTRKTQQEESSSISEGETGSAPSRNDINDVKKSHNISSDGNSQREAQKPENYVSSVRTVALCVFSAVAFGVALGFKDGVDKASEFFAGYLLEQSLSVDNLFVFVLIFKYFKVPLMYQNRVLSYGIAGAIFFRLSLILLGTATLQRFEVVNLLLAAILLYSAFKLFAEEEEDSDLSDNFIVKTCQKFIPVTSNYDGNRFLTIQDGAWKATPLLLTVAVIELSDIAFAVDSIPAVFGVTRDPFIVFTSNLFAILGLRSLYSLISESMAELDYLQVTSPHLYSFFSLPLVLF, via the exons ATGAAAATGGCATCCATTGTTGTCTTAGCTCCAGTAATGCTGGAATTGGGATTTCTCAGAGCACCGCCAGTCCCTATTCCCCCAATTACTCGCCCAAGATGGGTTCCGTCGTTACAGTTTACCGCTTCTTCCTCACGATCTCATCTCTTATTTTCAGCAG GCGGGTACAATAATGGAAGGTGGTTCTATCCAGCAATTGCCTGCACCAGAAAAACCCAACAGGAGGAAAGTTCGTCTATTTCTG AGGGGGAGACTGGAAGTGCACCATCTAGAAATGACATAAATGATGTAAAGAAATCTCACAATATTTCTTCTGATGGTAATTCACAACGAGAGGCACAAAAACCTGAAAATTATGTCTCTTCTGTCAGAACTGTTGCTTTATGT gtgttCTCAGCAGTGGCATTTGGTGTTGCTTTAGGATTCAAAGATGGAGTTGACAAGGCATCTGAGTTTTTTGCTGG GTACTTACTGGAGCAAAGTTTGTCAGTTGACAATCTGTTTGTCTTTGTTTTGATCTTCAAGTACTTCAAAGTTCCGCTCATGTATCAG AATCGGGTGCTGTCCTACGGTATTGCTGGTGCTATATTCTTCAGATTGTCGCTGATACTTCTTGGAACAGCCACACTTCAG AGGTTCGAGGTGGTAAACCTACTGTTGGCTGCAATACTATTGTACTCCGCGTTCAAG CTGTTTGCAGAGGAAGAGGAAGATAGTGATCTATCTGATAATTTCATAGTGAAGACATGCCAGAAATTCATCCCTGTAACTT CAAATTATGATGGGAACCGATTTCTGACAATTCAGGATGGCGCGTGGAAA GCTACTCCTTTGCTTCTGACCGTAGCTGTTATTGAACTCAGTGATATTGCATTCGCA GTCGATTCAATACCAGCAGTTTTTGGAGTAACAAGAGACCCTTTTATAGTATTCACATCCAACCTTTTTGCCATTCTAG GTTTAAGATCATTATATTCACTCATTTCAGAAAGTATGGCGGAATTGGACTATTTACAGGTGACGTCGCCGCATCTGTATTCGTTTTTTAG CCTGCCATTGGTGTTGTTTTGA
- the LOC113775080 gene encoding thylakoid membrane protein TERC, chloroplastic-like isoform X3, which yields MKMASIVVLAPVMLELGFLRAPPVPIPPITRPRWVPSLQFTASSSRSHLLFSAGGYNNGRWFYPAIACTRKTQQEESSSISEGETGSAPSRNDINDVKKSHNISSDGNSQREAQKPENYVSSVRTVALCVFSAVAFGVALGFKDGVDKASEFFAGYLLEQSLSVDNLFVFVLIFKYFKVPLMYQNRVLSYGIAGAIFFRLSLILLGTATLQRFEVVNLLLAAILLYSAFKLFAEEEEDSDLSDNFIVKTCQKFIPVTSNYDGNRFLTIQDGAWKATPLLLTVAVIELSDIAFAVDSIPAVFGVTRDPFIVFTSNLFAILDFEVIAPISVMKSHQVMTFFFKVSSL from the exons ATGAAAATGGCATCCATTGTTGTCTTAGCTCCAGTAATGCTGGAATTGGGATTTCTCAGAGCACCGCCAGTCCCTATTCCCCCAATTACTCGCCCAAGATGGGTTCCGTCGTTACAGTTTACCGCTTCTTCCTCACGATCTCATCTCTTATTTTCAGCAG GCGGGTACAATAATGGAAGGTGGTTCTATCCAGCAATTGCCTGCACCAGAAAAACCCAACAGGAGGAAAGTTCGTCTATTTCTG AGGGGGAGACTGGAAGTGCACCATCTAGAAATGACATAAATGATGTAAAGAAATCTCACAATATTTCTTCTGATGGTAATTCACAACGAGAGGCACAAAAACCTGAAAATTATGTCTCTTCTGTCAGAACTGTTGCTTTATGT gtgttCTCAGCAGTGGCATTTGGTGTTGCTTTAGGATTCAAAGATGGAGTTGACAAGGCATCTGAGTTTTTTGCTGG GTACTTACTGGAGCAAAGTTTGTCAGTTGACAATCTGTTTGTCTTTGTTTTGATCTTCAAGTACTTCAAAGTTCCGCTCATGTATCAG AATCGGGTGCTGTCCTACGGTATTGCTGGTGCTATATTCTTCAGATTGTCGCTGATACTTCTTGGAACAGCCACACTTCAG AGGTTCGAGGTGGTAAACCTACTGTTGGCTGCAATACTATTGTACTCCGCGTTCAAG CTGTTTGCAGAGGAAGAGGAAGATAGTGATCTATCTGATAATTTCATAGTGAAGACATGCCAGAAATTCATCCCTGTAACTT CAAATTATGATGGGAACCGATTTCTGACAATTCAGGATGGCGCGTGGAAA GCTACTCCTTTGCTTCTGACCGTAGCTGTTATTGAACTCAGTGATATTGCATTCGCA GTCGATTCAATACCAGCAGTTTTTGGAGTAACAAGAGACCCTTTTATAGTATTCACATCCAACCTTTTTGCCATTCTAG ATTTTGAGGTTATAGCTCCCATATCAGTGATGAAGAGTCACCAAGTTATGACATTTTTCTTTAAAGTCTCATCTCTGTGA
- the LOC113775803 gene encoding glutathione S-transferase L3-like: MAAPSVIEVLPPSLDSTSEPPPLFDGNTRLYINYMCPYAQRPWIARNYKGLQEKIKLVAIDLQNRPAWYKEKVYPENKVPSLEHNGKVIGESLDLIKYIDENFEGPRLLPDDAEKQKFAEEVIAYSDTFVRTEYASFKAEDPVKEAGGGFDYLEAALQKFDDGPFFLGQTISLPDITYAPFVERFKGFFEDVWKYDITSGRPALAAWVEEINKIDAYKQTKCDINKTIQFYKIRFMGEK; encoded by the exons ATGGCCGCTCC AAGCGTGATAGAGGTCCTTCCTCCATCTTTGGATTCCACATCTGAACCACCGCCTCTCTTCGATGGGAACACTAG GTTGTATATAAATTACATGTGCCCATATGCTCAGCGTCCCTGGATTGCCAGGAACTATAAG GGTCTGCAAGAAAAGATTAAGTTGGTTGCAATTGACCTCCAAAACAGGCCCGCTTGGTACAAGGAAAAAGTTTACCCTGAAAACAAG GTGCCATCCTTGGAGCACAACGGTAAGGTGATCGGAGAGAGCCTGGATTTGATCAAGTATATCGATGAGAACTTTGAAGGGCCGCGTCTCCTACCTGAT GACGCTGAGAAGCAGAAATTTGCTGAAGAGGTGATAGCCTACAGTGATACATTTGTGAGAACAGAGTATGCGTCTTTCAAAGCAGAGGACCCTGTGAAAGAAGCTGGCGGTGGTTTTGATTACTTGGAAGCAGCTCTCCAGAAATTTGATGATGGCCCTTTCTTCCTGGGTCAGACCATAAGCCTGCCGGACATTACTTATGCTCCATTTGTCGAGAGGTTCAAGGGCTTCTTTGAAGATGTGTGGAAGTATGATATCACATCGGGCAGGCCTGCATTGGCGGCATGGGTTGAAGAGATCAACAAGATTGATGCTTACAAGCAAACAAAATGTGATATTAACAAGACCATTCAGTTCTACAAGATTCGTTTTATGGGTGAAAAGTGA